Proteins encoded together in one Eublepharis macularius isolate TG4126 chromosome 2, MPM_Emac_v1.0, whole genome shotgun sequence window:
- the LOC129324535 gene encoding glycine N-acyltransferase-like protein 3, with product MIILNCSFKLQLLEGVLKRSLPLTLPVYGAVMHINRGNPAQHEVVVDSWPEFKVVLTRPHKKVVKDSLDFYANLHAVFYKEIDACQALLDNTEAIDWSKAFQLQGLQDGMYEAARDIAEARHVHLKPYHYQTVLHPSPLTSCESRLKSIFLHVGILRPSHANLLNETWSIGGNNRSLRYLESLIRYFPNACLMDKEGQLVSWNLSDPLACLTHVYTLSQYRGQGCAEVVTLATAKKMHACGFPIYGGTLPQNQAVRQSLRRQGFHFLPWTKYVLFFTPAICLKK from the exons ATGATCATCCTGAACTGCTCCTTCAAGCTGCAGCTGCTAGAAGGGGTGCTGAAAAGGAGCCTGCCGCTGACACTTCCG GTCTATGGTGCTGTGATGCATATCAATCGTGGAAACCCCGCTCAGCATGAAGTGGTAGTGGACTCTTGGCCAGAATTTAAAGTTGTTCTTACCCGCCCACATAAGAAG GTGGTGAAAGATAGCTTGGATTTCTATGCCAACTTGCATGCTGTTTTCTATAAGGAAATAGATGCTTGTCAAGCACTACTGGATAATACAGAAGCCATTGACTGGAGCAAGGCCTTTCAGCTGCAAG GTCTCCAAGATGGGATGTATGAAGCTGCCAGAGATATTGCAGAGGCCAGACACGTTCATCTGAAGCCATACCACTACCAAACAGTGCTTCATCCAAGTCCACTGACCTCTTGTGAGAGTCG GCTGAAAAGCATCTTCCTCCATGTTGGTATCCTCCGCCCATCTCATGCAAACCTGCTCAATGAAACTTGGAGTATTGGAGGCAATAATCGAAGCTTGCGTTATCTGGAGAGCCTGATCCGTTACTTCCCTAATGCCTGCCTCATGGACAAAGAAGGGCAGCTGGTTTCCTGGAACCTGAGTGACCCACTAGCTTGCCTGACACACGTCTATACCTTGTCTCAGTACAGGGGACAGGGCTGTGCTGAAGTTGTTACACTGGCAACAGCTAAAAAGATGCATGCCTGTGGCTTTCCAATTTATGGTGGAACTCTGCCACAGAACCAGGCTGTCCGGCAGTCATTGAGACGTCAGGGCTTCCATTTCTTACCTTGGACAAAGTATGTGCTTTTCTTTACACCAGCCATTTGTCTCAAGAAATAA